From the genome of Orcinus orca chromosome 5, mOrcOrc1.1, whole genome shotgun sequence, one region includes:
- the ZBTB20 gene encoding zinc finger and BTB domain-containing protein 20 isoform X1, with the protein MLERKKPKTAENQKASEENEITQPGGSSAKPGLPCLNFEAVLSPGPALIHSTHSLTNSHAHTGSSDCDISCKGMTERIHSINLHNFSNSVLETLNEQRNRGHFCDVTVRIHGSMLRAHRCVLAAGSPFFQDKLLLGYSDIEIPSVVSVQSVQKLIDFMYSGVLRVSQSEALQILTAASILQIKTVIDECTRIVSQNVGDVFPGIQDSGQDTPRGTPESGTSGQSSDTESGYLQSHPQHSVDRIYSALYACSMQNGSGERSFYSGAVVSHHETALGLPRDHHMEDPSWITRIHERSQQMERYLSTTPETTHCRKQPRPVRIQTLVGNIHIKQEMEDDYDYYGQQRVQILERNESEECTEDTDQAEGTESEPKGESFDSGVSSSIGTEPDSVEQQFGPGAARDGQAESAQPEQAAEAPAEGAPQPHQLETGASSPERSNEVELDSTVIAVSNSSDKSALQQPAVNTSIGQPLPSTQLYLRQTETLTSNLRMPLTLTSNTQVIGTAGNTYLPALFTTQPAGSGPKPFLFSLPQPLAGQQTQFVTVSQPGLSTFTAQLPAPQPLAPSASHSTASGQGEKKPYECTLCNKTFTAKQNYVKHMFVHTGEKPHQCSICWRSFSLKDYLIKHMVTHTGVRAYQCSICNKRFTQKSSLNVHMRLHRGEKSYECYICKKKFSHKTLLERHVALHSASNGTPPAGTPPGARAGPPGVVACTEGTTYVCSVCPAKFDQIEQFNDHMRMHVSDG; encoded by the exons GTGACATCAGTTGCAAGGGGATGACCGAGCGCATTCACAGCATCAACCTTCACAACTTCAGCAATTCTGTGCTCGAGACCCTCAACGAGCAGCGCAACCGTGGCCACTTCTGTGACGTGACGGTGCGCATCCACGGGAGCATGCTGCGCGCACACCGCTGCGTGCTGGCAGCCGGCAGCCCCTTCTTCCAGGACAAGCTGCTGCTGGGCTACAGCGACATTGAGATCCCGTCCGTGGTGTCCGTGCAGTCGGTGCAAAAGCTCATTGACTTCATGTACAGTGGCGTGCTGCGCGTCTCGCAGTCGGAAGCCCTGCAGATCCTGACGGCCGCCAGCATCCTGCAGATCAAAACGGTCATCGATGAATGCACGCGCATCGTGTCGCAGAACGTGGGCGATGTGTTCCCGGGGATCCAGGACTCGGGCCAGGACACGCCACGGGGCACTCCCGAGTCGGGCACCTCGGGCCAGAGCAGCGACACCGAATCAGGCTACCTGCAGAGCCACCCGCAGCACAGCGTGGACAGGATCTACTCGGCGCTCTATGCATGCTCCATGCAGAACGGCAGCGGCGAGCGCTCCTTCTACAGCGGTGCGGTGGTCAGCCACCACGAGACGGCGCTCGGCCTGCCCCGCGACCACCATATGGAAGACCCCAGCTGGATCACGCGCATCCACGAGCGCTCACAGCAGATGGAGCGATACCTGTCCACCACCCCCGAGACCACGCACTGCCGCAAACAGCCCCGGCCGGTGCGCATCCAGACCCTGGTGGGCAACATCCACATCAAGCAGGAGATGGAGGACGACTACGACTACTACGGGCAGCAAAGGGTGCAGATCCTGGAGCGCAACGAGTCCGAGGAGTGTACGGAAGACACCGACCAGGCCGAGGGCACCGAGAGTGAACCCAAGGGCGAAAGCTTCGACTCGGGCGTCAGCTCCTCCATAGGCACCGAACCCGACTCCGTGGAGCAGCAGTTCGGGCCTGGGGCGGCGCGGGACGGCCAGGCCGAATCCGCCCAACCTGAGCAGGCTGCGGAAGCCCCGGCTGAGGGCGCCCCGCAGCCGCATCAGCTAGAGACCGGTGCCTCGTCCCCGGAAAGAAGCAACGAGGTGGAGCTGGACAGCACGGTGATCGCCGTAAGCAACAGCTCCGACAAGAGCGCCCTGCAGCAGCCTGCGGTCAACACGTCCATCGGGCAGCCACTGCCAAGCACCCAGCTCTACTTACGCCAGACGGAAACCCTCACCAGCAACTTGAGGATGCCTCTGACCTTAACCAGCAACACACAGGTCATTGGCACAGCCGGCAACACCTACCTGCCGGCCCTCTTCACCACCCAGCCCGCGGGCAGCGGCCCCAAGCCTTTCCTCTTCAGCCTGCCACAGCCCTTGGCAGGCCAGCAGACCCAGTTTGTGACAGTGTCCCAGCCCGGCCTGTCAACCTTTACTGCACAGCTGCCAGCGCCACAGCCCCTGGCCCCATCTGCCAGCCACAGCACAGCCAGTGGGCAGGGCGAAAAAAAGCCTTATGAGTGCACTCTCTGCAACAAGACTTTCACCGCCAAACAGAACTACGTCAAGCACATGTTCGTACACACAG GTGAGAAGCCCCACCAATGCAGCATCTGTTGGCGCTCCTTCTCCTTAAAGGATTACCTTATCAAGCACATGGTGACACACACGGGAGTGAGGGCGTACCAGTGTAGTATCTGCAACAAGCGCTTCACCCAGAAGAGTTCCCTCAACGTGCACATGCGCCTCCACCGGGGCGAGAAGTCCTATGAGTGCTACATCTGCAAAAAGAAGTTCTCCCACAAGACCCTCCTGGAGCGACACGTGGCCCTGCACAGTGCCAGCAATGGGACCCCTCCCGCAGGCACACCCCCAGGGGCCCGAGCTGGCCCCCCAGGGGTGGTGGCCTGCACGGAGGGGACCACCTACGTCTGCTCCGTCTGTCCAGCAAAGTTTGACCAAATCGAGCAGTTCAACGACCACATGAGGATGCATGTGTCTGACGGATAA
- the ZBTB20 gene encoding zinc finger and BTB domain-containing protein 20 isoform X2 produces MTERIHSINLHNFSNSVLETLNEQRNRGHFCDVTVRIHGSMLRAHRCVLAAGSPFFQDKLLLGYSDIEIPSVVSVQSVQKLIDFMYSGVLRVSQSEALQILTAASILQIKTVIDECTRIVSQNVGDVFPGIQDSGQDTPRGTPESGTSGQSSDTESGYLQSHPQHSVDRIYSALYACSMQNGSGERSFYSGAVVSHHETALGLPRDHHMEDPSWITRIHERSQQMERYLSTTPETTHCRKQPRPVRIQTLVGNIHIKQEMEDDYDYYGQQRVQILERNESEECTEDTDQAEGTESEPKGESFDSGVSSSIGTEPDSVEQQFGPGAARDGQAESAQPEQAAEAPAEGAPQPHQLETGASSPERSNEVELDSTVIAVSNSSDKSALQQPAVNTSIGQPLPSTQLYLRQTETLTSNLRMPLTLTSNTQVIGTAGNTYLPALFTTQPAGSGPKPFLFSLPQPLAGQQTQFVTVSQPGLSTFTAQLPAPQPLAPSASHSTASGQGEKKPYECTLCNKTFTAKQNYVKHMFVHTGEKPHQCSICWRSFSLKDYLIKHMVTHTGVRAYQCSICNKRFTQKSSLNVHMRLHRGEKSYECYICKKKFSHKTLLERHVALHSASNGTPPAGTPPGARAGPPGVVACTEGTTYVCSVCPAKFDQIEQFNDHMRMHVSDG; encoded by the exons ATGACCGAGCGCATTCACAGCATCAACCTTCACAACTTCAGCAATTCTGTGCTCGAGACCCTCAACGAGCAGCGCAACCGTGGCCACTTCTGTGACGTGACGGTGCGCATCCACGGGAGCATGCTGCGCGCACACCGCTGCGTGCTGGCAGCCGGCAGCCCCTTCTTCCAGGACAAGCTGCTGCTGGGCTACAGCGACATTGAGATCCCGTCCGTGGTGTCCGTGCAGTCGGTGCAAAAGCTCATTGACTTCATGTACAGTGGCGTGCTGCGCGTCTCGCAGTCGGAAGCCCTGCAGATCCTGACGGCCGCCAGCATCCTGCAGATCAAAACGGTCATCGATGAATGCACGCGCATCGTGTCGCAGAACGTGGGCGATGTGTTCCCGGGGATCCAGGACTCGGGCCAGGACACGCCACGGGGCACTCCCGAGTCGGGCACCTCGGGCCAGAGCAGCGACACCGAATCAGGCTACCTGCAGAGCCACCCGCAGCACAGCGTGGACAGGATCTACTCGGCGCTCTATGCATGCTCCATGCAGAACGGCAGCGGCGAGCGCTCCTTCTACAGCGGTGCGGTGGTCAGCCACCACGAGACGGCGCTCGGCCTGCCCCGCGACCACCATATGGAAGACCCCAGCTGGATCACGCGCATCCACGAGCGCTCACAGCAGATGGAGCGATACCTGTCCACCACCCCCGAGACCACGCACTGCCGCAAACAGCCCCGGCCGGTGCGCATCCAGACCCTGGTGGGCAACATCCACATCAAGCAGGAGATGGAGGACGACTACGACTACTACGGGCAGCAAAGGGTGCAGATCCTGGAGCGCAACGAGTCCGAGGAGTGTACGGAAGACACCGACCAGGCCGAGGGCACCGAGAGTGAACCCAAGGGCGAAAGCTTCGACTCGGGCGTCAGCTCCTCCATAGGCACCGAACCCGACTCCGTGGAGCAGCAGTTCGGGCCTGGGGCGGCGCGGGACGGCCAGGCCGAATCCGCCCAACCTGAGCAGGCTGCGGAAGCCCCGGCTGAGGGCGCCCCGCAGCCGCATCAGCTAGAGACCGGTGCCTCGTCCCCGGAAAGAAGCAACGAGGTGGAGCTGGACAGCACGGTGATCGCCGTAAGCAACAGCTCCGACAAGAGCGCCCTGCAGCAGCCTGCGGTCAACACGTCCATCGGGCAGCCACTGCCAAGCACCCAGCTCTACTTACGCCAGACGGAAACCCTCACCAGCAACTTGAGGATGCCTCTGACCTTAACCAGCAACACACAGGTCATTGGCACAGCCGGCAACACCTACCTGCCGGCCCTCTTCACCACCCAGCCCGCGGGCAGCGGCCCCAAGCCTTTCCTCTTCAGCCTGCCACAGCCCTTGGCAGGCCAGCAGACCCAGTTTGTGACAGTGTCCCAGCCCGGCCTGTCAACCTTTACTGCACAGCTGCCAGCGCCACAGCCCCTGGCCCCATCTGCCAGCCACAGCACAGCCAGTGGGCAGGGCGAAAAAAAGCCTTATGAGTGCACTCTCTGCAACAAGACTTTCACCGCCAAACAGAACTACGTCAAGCACATGTTCGTACACACAG GTGAGAAGCCCCACCAATGCAGCATCTGTTGGCGCTCCTTCTCCTTAAAGGATTACCTTATCAAGCACATGGTGACACACACGGGAGTGAGGGCGTACCAGTGTAGTATCTGCAACAAGCGCTTCACCCAGAAGAGTTCCCTCAACGTGCACATGCGCCTCCACCGGGGCGAGAAGTCCTATGAGTGCTACATCTGCAAAAAGAAGTTCTCCCACAAGACCCTCCTGGAGCGACACGTGGCCCTGCACAGTGCCAGCAATGGGACCCCTCCCGCAGGCACACCCCCAGGGGCCCGAGCTGGCCCCCCAGGGGTGGTGGCCTGCACGGAGGGGACCACCTACGTCTGCTCCGTCTGTCCAGCAAAGTTTGACCAAATCGAGCAGTTCAACGACCACATGAGGATGCATGTGTCTGACGGATAA